The following proteins are co-located in the Labrys monachus genome:
- a CDS encoding sugar ABC transporter ATP-binding protein — MLAAAQISKSFVGVPALRNVDIEIRPNEVVGLIGENGAGKSTLMRILAGTHQPDSGSLKLDGEPLRLRNARDAAVHGIGMVFQEQSLLLNMSVAENIYLGQEAQFTRFGLVDWGAMHAAARRQLAKIGVEVDVAQRTSELTFAVRQMVELAKALTLEESTNRQLVILLDEPTSVLGSADIDTLFARVRALKSRASFVFVSHRLDEVLRISDRVYVMKDGQVVAEHEAAAVTAPQLHEIMVGRGLHTEYYKEACQQPPQSEILLEAGALGLAGAFRGVDFKLHAGEVVGIAGVVGSGREEVTRCVGGFLTPSEGELKVAGQAVRFATPEGAVQRGIGYIPRERRVEGLVMFLSIAVNITLANLDSVMRRGAIDHRKERRLAQDWIRRLRIKAPGPDIACRKLSGGNQQKVVLARWMTAGSRILVLDHPTRGLDVGAKEEVYELIRDLSAQGAAILLISDTLEETIGLSHTILVMRDGEITARFDASAGHKPDQVELLRQMV; from the coding sequence ATGCTCGCAGCCGCACAGATCAGCAAGTCCTTCGTCGGCGTCCCCGCGCTGAGGAACGTCGACATCGAGATCCGGCCGAACGAGGTCGTCGGCCTGATCGGGGAGAATGGCGCCGGCAAGTCGACGCTGATGCGCATCCTCGCCGGCACGCACCAGCCGGATTCGGGTTCGCTCAAGCTCGACGGCGAGCCGCTGCGCCTGCGCAACGCGCGCGACGCCGCCGTGCACGGCATCGGCATGGTGTTCCAGGAGCAATCTCTGCTCCTCAACATGTCCGTGGCGGAGAACATCTATCTCGGCCAGGAAGCGCAGTTCACGCGCTTCGGCCTCGTCGACTGGGGCGCCATGCACGCGGCCGCCCGCCGTCAGCTCGCCAAGATCGGCGTGGAGGTCGATGTCGCCCAAAGGACGTCGGAGCTCACTTTCGCCGTGCGCCAGATGGTCGAGCTCGCCAAGGCGCTGACGCTGGAGGAAAGCACCAACCGGCAGCTCGTCATCCTGCTCGACGAGCCGACCTCTGTCCTCGGCAGCGCCGACATCGACACGCTGTTCGCCCGGGTGCGGGCGCTCAAGTCGAGGGCGAGCTTCGTCTTCGTCTCCCATCGCCTCGACGAGGTCCTGCGCATCAGCGACCGGGTCTACGTCATGAAGGACGGCCAGGTGGTGGCCGAACACGAGGCAGCCGCCGTGACGGCGCCGCAGCTCCACGAGATCATGGTCGGGCGCGGGCTGCATACCGAATATTACAAGGAGGCCTGCCAGCAGCCGCCGCAATCGGAGATCCTGCTCGAGGCCGGCGCTCTCGGCCTCGCCGGAGCGTTTCGTGGCGTCGACTTCAAGCTGCACGCCGGCGAGGTGGTCGGCATCGCCGGCGTCGTCGGCTCGGGTCGCGAGGAGGTGACGCGCTGCGTCGGCGGCTTCCTCACCCCGAGCGAAGGCGAATTGAAGGTGGCGGGCCAGGCCGTCCGCTTCGCCACGCCCGAAGGCGCGGTCCAGCGCGGTATCGGCTACATCCCGCGCGAGCGGCGCGTCGAGGGGCTGGTGATGTTCCTGTCCATCGCCGTCAACATCACCCTTGCCAACCTCGACAGCGTCATGCGCCGGGGCGCGATCGACCATCGCAAGGAGCGCAGGCTCGCGCAGGACTGGATCCGCCGGCTGCGCATCAAGGCGCCCGGGCCGGACATCGCCTGCCGCAAGCTCAGCGGCGGCAACCAGCAAAAGGTCGTGCTCGCCCGCTGGATGACGGCCGGTTCGCGCATCCTCGTGCTCGACCACCCCACCCGCGGCCTCGACGTCGGCGCCAAGGAAGAGGTCTACGAGCTGATCCGCGACCTTTCGGCCCAGGGCGCCGCCATCCTGCTGATCTCGGACACGCTGGAAGAGACGATCGGCCTCTCCCATACGATCCTCGTCATGCGCGACGGCGAGATCACCGCCCGCTTCGACGCCTCCGCCGGCCACAAGCCGGACCAGGTCGAACTTCTCCGCCAGATGGTCTGA
- a CDS encoding ABC transporter permease, with translation MDIASRLHSLRGSLAGKRRLRGLAPLLVLIVLCILISLANPHFIEVRNLIRVANSAAVPLTLAMGMTFIILLGSIDLSVEGAVSISAMVVVLLAANDLNTHDYGWLAALAAVVASAFMGFVSGVVQTRMRIPSFMATLGTWFIGLGISVYMLGGSAVRLMDQNLRALALTRLFEVPLAVWVAILVFAFAFLIQNYTRLGRHIMAIGGGEDVAELSGIDPSRVRIAAFTLAGIFYGIAGVLSAAQLGQSNAVIGDGRLFASVTAVVVGGTALTGGEGGVVNSLIGVLIVTVLSNGMILLGISPYVQQTVQGLMIIAAVALSLDRSRLKIVK, from the coding sequence ATGGATATCGCATCGCGCCTGCATTCGCTCCGCGGATCGCTGGCGGGCAAGCGTCGCCTGCGCGGCCTCGCGCCCCTCCTCGTCCTCATCGTGCTCTGCATCCTCATCAGCCTCGCCAATCCGCACTTCATCGAAGTGCGCAACCTGATCAGGGTGGCGAATTCCGCCGCCGTCCCGCTGACGCTCGCGATGGGAATGACCTTCATCATCCTGCTCGGCAGCATCGACCTGTCGGTCGAGGGCGCCGTCTCGATCTCGGCGATGGTGGTGGTGCTGCTGGCGGCGAACGATCTCAACACCCATGATTATGGCTGGCTGGCGGCGCTCGCGGCCGTCGTGGCGAGCGCCTTCATGGGCTTCGTCAGCGGCGTCGTGCAGACCCGCATGCGCATCCCCTCCTTCATGGCCACCCTCGGCACCTGGTTCATCGGCCTCGGCATTTCCGTCTACATGCTCGGCGGATCGGCGGTCCGGCTGATGGACCAGAATCTGCGCGCTCTGGCCCTGACCAGACTGTTCGAGGTGCCGCTGGCCGTCTGGGTCGCCATTCTCGTCTTCGCCTTCGCCTTCCTCATCCAGAACTACACCCGGCTGGGGCGCCACATCATGGCGATCGGCGGCGGCGAGGACGTCGCCGAGCTCTCCGGCATCGATCCCTCGCGCGTCCGCATCGCGGCCTTCACGCTGGCCGGCATCTTCTACGGCATCGCCGGCGTGCTCTCGGCCGCCCAGCTCGGCCAGTCCAATGCGGTGATCGGCGACGGGCGCCTCTTCGCCTCGGTCACCGCCGTGGTCGTCGGCGGCACGGCCCTTACCGGCGGGGAAGGCGGGGTCGTCAACTCGCTGATCGGCGTGCTGATCGTCACCGTGCTCTCCAACGGCATGATCCTGCTCGGCATCTCCCCCTATGTGCAGCAGACGGTGCAGGGCCTGATGATCATCGCCGCGGTCGCCCTGTCGCTCGACCGTTCGCGCCTCAAGATCGTGAAGTGA
- a CDS encoding sugar ABC transporter substrate-binding protein, which produces MMSDLDILRAARINRRRFMVGAAAGLGVAALPGRLLAQAKPTLVTSIRSLSNPYHAVWKEGADAYAKSMGLEHVTLVSEGNSEKGIADIRAMLAKTGGNMVLNSDPNDTPDARPIVEACAKAGAYVVTQWNKPDDLHPANFNPNYVSHIEFDGIASGKTIAEILFKAIGGSGGIIAIGGTISNTAAIERKKGLDQALAANSGIKLLDFQVANWKSTEAFDLTSGLLTRFGDDIKGIWAANDDMGTGALEALRAEGLAGKVPVVGVDGIKAAVDAVRKGEFACTVTSDPYWQGGMGLSIGYHALSKQIDPAKEPPEHREFYGKALLITKDNVEDYYKHNIDSHPTIDWNDIWGRVTGPIRQG; this is translated from the coding sequence ATGATGAGCGATCTCGACATTCTGCGCGCTGCGAGGATCAATCGCAGGCGATTCATGGTGGGTGCCGCTGCCGGCCTCGGCGTGGCGGCCCTGCCCGGTCGGCTGCTGGCCCAGGCCAAGCCGACGCTGGTCACCTCGATCCGGTCCCTCTCCAATCCCTACCATGCGGTCTGGAAGGAAGGCGCCGACGCCTATGCCAAGTCGATGGGCCTCGAGCATGTCACCCTCGTCTCCGAGGGCAACAGCGAAAAGGGCATCGCCGACATCCGCGCCATGCTGGCCAAGACCGGCGGCAACATGGTGCTGAACTCCGATCCCAACGACACGCCCGACGCCCGCCCCATCGTCGAGGCCTGCGCCAAGGCCGGCGCCTATGTGGTGACGCAGTGGAACAAGCCAGACGACCTGCACCCGGCCAACTTCAATCCCAATTACGTCTCGCATATCGAGTTCGACGGCATCGCCAGCGGCAAGACCATCGCCGAGATCCTGTTCAAGGCGATCGGCGGCTCGGGCGGCATCATCGCCATCGGCGGCACCATCTCCAACACCGCGGCGATCGAGCGCAAGAAGGGCCTCGACCAGGCGCTGGCGGCGAATTCCGGCATCAAGCTCCTCGACTTCCAGGTTGCGAACTGGAAATCGACCGAGGCTTTCGACCTCACCAGCGGCCTGCTGACCCGCTTCGGCGACGACATCAAGGGCATCTGGGCCGCCAATGACGACATGGGCACCGGCGCCCTGGAGGCGTTGCGCGCCGAAGGCCTCGCCGGCAAGGTGCCGGTCGTCGGCGTGGACGGCATCAAGGCGGCGGTCGACGCGGTGCGCAAGGGCGAGTTCGCCTGCACGGTGACCTCCGATCCCTACTGGCAGGGCGGCATGGGGCTTTCCATCGGCTACCACGCGCTGTCCAAGCAGATCGACCCGGCCAAGGAGCCGCCCGAGCACCGCGAATTCTACGGCAAGGCGCTCCTGATCACCAAGGACAACGTCGAGGACTACTACAAGCACAATATCGATTCCCATCCGACGATCGACTGGAACGACATCTGGGGCCGCGTGACCGGGCCGATCCGCCAGGGCTGA
- a CDS encoding amidohydrolase family protein, which produces MASPVIDSHHHFWDPATGDYPWLNGPFEPINRVFAPEDLRPLLRANGVDGTVLVQTWNDLGETWDYIEIAQKTDFVAGVVGWVDLTDAQVARTIAALKASPAGRWLVGIRHLVQDEPDPEWLLRDDVRRGLGALAEAGLVYDLVVKPPQLAAAVQTVADFPQLRFVVDHIAKPDIKGRGFEAWSALMGGFAGRRDHVWCKLSGMITEADWHDWSPDDLRPYVAEVLRIFGWDRCMFGTDWPVCLVAGRYEQVIAALRACLADLGPTQTDAIFGLNAIEAYGLATYRKA; this is translated from the coding sequence ATGGCGTCTCCCGTCATCGACTCGCATCATCACTTCTGGGATCCGGCGACGGGCGACTATCCCTGGCTGAACGGTCCCTTCGAGCCGATCAACCGGGTCTTCGCGCCGGAGGACCTGCGGCCCCTGCTGCGGGCCAACGGTGTCGACGGCACGGTTCTCGTGCAGACCTGGAACGATCTGGGCGAGACCTGGGACTATATCGAGATCGCGCAAAAGACGGATTTCGTGGCCGGCGTCGTCGGTTGGGTCGACCTCACCGACGCGCAGGTCGCCCGCACGATCGCCGCGTTGAAGGCGAGCCCCGCAGGACGCTGGCTCGTCGGCATCCGCCATCTCGTCCAGGACGAGCCGGACCCCGAATGGCTGCTGCGGGACGATGTGCGCCGCGGCCTCGGCGCGCTGGCCGAGGCCGGGCTCGTCTATGATCTCGTCGTCAAGCCGCCGCAACTGGCGGCGGCGGTCCAGACCGTCGCCGACTTCCCGCAGCTTCGCTTCGTGGTCGACCATATCGCCAAGCCCGACATCAAGGGCCGGGGCTTCGAGGCGTGGTCCGCGCTGATGGGCGGCTTTGCCGGCCGCCGCGATCATGTCTGGTGCAAATTGTCGGGCATGATCACCGAAGCGGATTGGCACGACTGGTCGCCGGACGACCTCAGGCCCTATGTCGCCGAAGTCCTGCGCATCTTCGGCTGGGACCGCTGCATGTTCGGCACCGACTGGCCGGTCTGCCTCGTGGCCGGCCGTTACGAGCAGGTCATCGCCGCCTTGCGAGCCTGCCTGGCCGATCTCGGGCCAACGCAGACGGACGCGATCTTCGGCCTCAACGCCATCGAAGCCTACGGGCTTGCGACCTATCGCAAGGCGTGA
- a CDS encoding aldo/keto reductase, translating to MRSREFGRTGRQVSEIGFGAWAIGASWGHVDDAEALAALHEALDRGVTFIDTADVYGDGHSERLIARVVKERGGTPPFIATKAGRRLPTQDAAGYTLANLTGFVDRSLTNLGVEALDLVQLHCPSTDVYYRPEVFDALDTLVKQGKIRNYGVSVERVEEALKALDYPNIVSIQIIFNIFRQRPIEHLFDLARAKNTALIARVPLASGLLSGKFKADTKFEDTDHRQFNRHGEAFDVGETFSGVPYDKGLAAVERIRPLVGGDTTMAKFALRWILMFDAITVAIPGARNPAQARSNAEAAELPALSSDVMAELKAIYDQDIKPYVHQRW from the coding sequence ATGCGGAGCAGAGAATTCGGCCGTACCGGTCGCCAGGTGAGCGAAATCGGCTTCGGGGCCTGGGCCATCGGCGCAAGCTGGGGCCATGTCGACGACGCCGAGGCGCTCGCCGCCCTGCACGAGGCGCTCGACCGCGGCGTCACCTTCATCGACACAGCCGACGTCTATGGCGACGGCCATTCCGAACGGCTGATCGCCCGTGTCGTCAAGGAGCGTGGCGGCACCCCGCCCTTCATCGCCACCAAGGCGGGCCGGCGCCTGCCGACGCAGGACGCCGCCGGCTATACGCTGGCCAACCTCACCGGCTTCGTCGACCGCAGCCTGACCAATCTCGGCGTCGAGGCGCTGGACCTCGTCCAGCTCCACTGCCCGTCGACGGACGTCTACTACCGTCCCGAGGTCTTCGATGCCCTGGACACGCTGGTCAAGCAAGGCAAGATCAGGAATTACGGCGTCAGCGTCGAGCGCGTCGAGGAAGCGCTGAAGGCCCTCGACTATCCCAACATCGTCAGCATCCAGATCATCTTCAACATCTTCCGGCAGCGCCCGATCGAGCATCTGTTCGATCTCGCCAGGGCGAAGAACACGGCGCTCATCGCCCGCGTGCCGCTGGCGAGCGGCCTCCTCTCCGGCAAGTTCAAGGCCGACACGAAGTTCGAGGACACCGACCACCGCCAGTTCAACCGCCACGGCGAAGCCTTCGATGTCGGCGAGACCTTCTCTGGCGTGCCCTACGACAAGGGCCTGGCCGCGGTCGAGCGCATCCGTCCGCTCGTCGGGGGCGACACCACCATGGCGAAGTTCGCGCTGCGCTGGATCCTGATGTTCGACGCGATCACCGTCGCCATCCCCGGCGCCCGCAACCCGGCGCAAGCCCGGTCCAACGCCGAGGCGGCCGAGCTTCCCGCCCTTTCGTCCGACGTGATGGCCGAACTCAAGGCGATCTACGACCAGGACATCAAGCCCTATGTCCACCAGCGCTGGTAA
- a CDS encoding ABC transporter substrate-binding protein gives MAVGVNKAALLAFGLGALATPALADDTGNTVKIGVVAAESGSFVSAGHTLPAGVSLAVKEINDAGGVKVGDKTYKIELVKRDDRTDIGTAVAATQELVRDVGVKAIFGSESHDFTLAMTKITQPAKVLHFAGNSTLDTILTDASVAPGGADHYLFQTEPREFQRSGSTARGVLSLLQPMVDHPIKKSVIIAGNDATGQFLSSYYIKALKAEGQEVPDIIFYPPDTTDFSPILTRAKSLNPDVVHFWYNGDSTLTALPQAVELGVAPSYFLFGVDPGIWKERSLSADVPVAMSCVPVCWGESSNPKAKAYFQSYFAAGAPKGVTSSVSLLYYDYVHVLAEAWTKAGSFDPDKVVDALMTLHHKGVVSDDLSFNAHHQVTHATEVCAAKPGGDITCSMQQPPADAPM, from the coding sequence ATGGCCGTAGGGGTCAACAAGGCTGCTCTTCTCGCATTCGGACTGGGCGCGCTCGCGACGCCAGCCCTGGCGGACGATACCGGCAACACCGTCAAGATCGGCGTGGTCGCCGCCGAATCCGGCTCATTCGTCTCGGCCGGGCATACGCTGCCGGCCGGCGTCAGCCTGGCGGTCAAGGAGATCAACGACGCCGGCGGCGTGAAGGTCGGCGACAAGACCTACAAGATCGAGCTGGTCAAGCGCGACGACCGCACCGACATCGGAACGGCGGTCGCCGCGACGCAGGAACTGGTGCGCGACGTCGGCGTGAAGGCGATCTTCGGCTCCGAATCGCACGATTTCACCCTGGCGATGACCAAGATCACCCAGCCGGCCAAGGTGCTCCACTTCGCCGGCAACAGCACGCTCGACACCATCCTCACCGATGCGAGCGTGGCGCCCGGCGGGGCGGACCATTATCTGTTCCAGACCGAGCCGCGCGAGTTCCAGCGCAGCGGCAGCACGGCGCGCGGCGTCCTCTCTTTGCTGCAGCCGATGGTGGACCATCCGATCAAGAAATCGGTGATCATCGCCGGCAACGACGCGACCGGCCAGTTCCTGTCCTCCTACTACATCAAGGCGCTGAAGGCCGAGGGCCAGGAGGTGCCGGACATCATCTTCTATCCGCCCGATACCACCGATTTCTCGCCGATCCTGACGCGGGCCAAGAGCCTCAATCCCGACGTGGTGCATTTCTGGTACAACGGCGACTCCACGCTGACGGCCCTGCCGCAGGCGGTCGAACTCGGCGTGGCGCCCAGCTATTTCCTCTTCGGCGTCGATCCCGGCATCTGGAAGGAGCGCAGCCTCTCGGCCGACGTGCCGGTGGCGATGAGCTGCGTGCCCGTCTGCTGGGGCGAGTCCTCCAATCCGAAGGCGAAGGCCTACTTCCAGAGCTATTTCGCCGCCGGCGCGCCCAAGGGCGTGACCTCCTCCGTCTCGCTGCTCTACTACGATTACGTCCATGTGCTCGCCGAGGCGTGGACCAAGGCCGGCAGCTTCGATCCGGATAAGGTCGTCGATGCCCTGATGACCCTCCACCACAAGGGCGTCGTCTCGGACGATCTGAGCTTCAATGCGCATCACCAGGTGACGCATGCGACCGAGGTCTGCGCCGCCAAGCCGGGCGGCGACATCACCTGCTCGATGCAGCAGCCGCCGGCGGACGCGCCGATGTGA
- a CDS encoding branched-chain amino acid ABC transporter permease, producing MEIFIQQILNGLSIASVITLIAVGVTLIFGLTGIINFAHGEFLMVGSIVTWLAVSNGWGFPLALCAAVVVVAVMGFALERGLFRFTLDLPTNGFIVSLGLIVVLQHIVILFWNANQKSIPHPLTKVWEVGGVRIAAVRAMVIIVTALVVTLTFFVITRSRYGRALRASVEDRDTAALMGIPVRRYITGVFVFGSALAGLGGALLIALFPITPFTGGTIVMKGFAVALIGGLGNLTGAVAAGLILGIVEGFSAGYGLSQWTDAYSFALMILVLLIRPQGLFGGTSGPRIT from the coding sequence GTGGAAATCTTCATCCAGCAGATCCTCAACGGATTATCGATCGCCAGCGTGATCACCCTGATCGCGGTCGGCGTCACCCTGATCTTCGGGCTCACCGGCATCATCAATTTCGCCCATGGCGAATTCCTGATGGTCGGCAGCATCGTCACCTGGCTCGCAGTCAGCAATGGCTGGGGCTTTCCGCTCGCGCTGTGCGCGGCCGTAGTCGTCGTCGCCGTGATGGGATTCGCGCTGGAGCGAGGTCTCTTCCGATTCACGCTGGACCTTCCGACCAACGGCTTCATCGTCTCGCTCGGGCTGATCGTCGTGCTGCAGCACATCGTCATCCTATTCTGGAACGCCAACCAGAAGAGCATTCCCCATCCGCTGACGAAGGTATGGGAGGTCGGCGGCGTCCGCATCGCGGCCGTCAGGGCCATGGTCATCATCGTGACCGCCCTCGTCGTGACGCTGACCTTCTTCGTCATCACCCGCAGCCGCTACGGCCGTGCCCTGCGGGCCAGCGTCGAGGATCGCGACACCGCCGCGCTGATGGGCATTCCCGTCCGCCGCTACATCACCGGCGTGTTCGTGTTCGGCAGCGCCCTGGCCGGCCTCGGCGGCGCGCTGCTGATCGCCCTGTTCCCGATCACGCCCTTCACCGGCGGCACCATCGTGATGAAGGGCTTCGCCGTCGCCCTGATCGGCGGCCTCGGCAATCTCACCGGTGCCGTCGCGGCAGGGCTGATCCTCGGCATCGTCGAAGGCTTCAGCGCCGGCTACGGCCTGTCGCAATGGACCGATGCCTATTCGTTCGCGCTGATGATCCTCGTGTTGCTCATCCGGCCCCAGGGCCTGTTCGGCGGCACCAGCGGCCCGAGGATCACATGA
- a CDS encoding branched-chain amino acid ABC transporter permease → MKTPFRTILPTLVVLVLLATVPWLSPTNRILSLAITAGINIVALYGLSVLFGQTGILSMGHAALMGAGAYAATILARDLGVGFWLAIPLSALVAAAIATIVGFPSLRVGGHHFVILTFAFGQLLTIILTNGGDFTGRATGLDLQAPLTLFGMDLSPLPRFYLLVLGFVALSAVASWAIVHSRYGRTLRAIRENEKLAASLGIDVGRHKIGAFVVSGLFAGVSGVLLTYFLRHISPTQFSSFPSIYLALMVMIGGARLLLGPLAGGILVAFLPEMFNLDPVESRILYGVCLIAVILLLPNGLIAGLLDGWKRLFGRRPASSPAAASRSSVSGG, encoded by the coding sequence ATGAAGACGCCCTTCCGCACGATTCTGCCGACTTTGGTCGTGCTCGTCCTGTTGGCGACCGTTCCCTGGCTGTCGCCGACCAACCGCATCCTGTCGCTGGCGATCACCGCCGGCATCAACATCGTCGCGCTCTACGGCCTCTCCGTGCTGTTCGGCCAGACCGGCATCCTGTCGATGGGTCATGCGGCCCTGATGGGTGCCGGCGCCTATGCCGCGACGATCCTGGCCCGGGACCTCGGCGTCGGCTTCTGGCTCGCCATTCCCCTGTCGGCGCTCGTCGCCGCCGCGATCGCCACGATCGTCGGCTTTCCGTCCCTGCGGGTCGGCGGGCATCATTTCGTCATCCTCACCTTCGCCTTCGGCCAGTTGCTCACCATCATCCTCACCAATGGCGGCGACTTCACCGGACGGGCGACCGGCCTCGACCTGCAGGCGCCGCTGACCCTGTTCGGCATGGATCTCAGCCCGCTGCCGCGCTTCTATCTCCTGGTCCTCGGCTTCGTCGCCCTCAGCGCGGTCGCGAGCTGGGCGATCGTCCATTCGCGCTACGGGCGGACGCTGCGCGCCATCCGCGAGAACGAGAAGCTCGCCGCCTCGCTCGGCATCGATGTCGGCCGGCACAAGATCGGCGCCTTCGTCGTCAGCGGGCTGTTCGCCGGGGTGTCGGGCGTGCTCCTGACCTATTTCCTCCGCCATATCTCGCCGACGCAGTTTTCCTCCTTTCCCAGCATCTATCTCGCCTTGATGGTGATGATCGGCGGCGCCCGCCTGCTGCTGGGGCCGCTGGCCGGCGGCATCCTCGTCGCCTTCCTGCCGGAGATGTTCAATCTCGACCCCGTGGAATCGCGCATCCTCTACGGCGTATGCCTGATCGCGGTGATCCTCCTCCTGCCCAACGGCCTGATCGCCGGCCTGCTCGACGGGTGGAAGCGGCTGTTCGGGCGCAGGCCGGCGTCGAGCCCGGCTGCAGCCAGCCGATCCTCGGTGTCGGGAGGCTGA
- a CDS encoding ABC transporter ATP-binding protein, translated as MGTLEISGLRKQFGGVVALAGVDLTIEEGEILGVVGPNGSGKTTLFNVITGVHKPTAGRVTWRGADITGLAAHAISRIGIGHTFQQAMAFPGLSVFENVQIASEHCRHARNEAYPWPSPDALLSFVGLQDLRREIAGIMPFGNLRLLGLALALASRPTMLLLDEPAAGLNDKETAKLVDLVKQLPGHGISVCVIDHDMNLMQRLCRRLVVLDFGSKIADGPTAEVLNDPKVLEVYLGGAL; from the coding sequence ATGGGCACATTGGAAATCAGCGGCCTCCGCAAGCAGTTCGGCGGCGTCGTCGCCCTCGCCGGCGTCGACCTGACTATCGAGGAGGGCGAGATCCTCGGCGTGGTCGGTCCCAACGGCTCCGGCAAGACCACGCTGTTCAACGTCATCACCGGCGTGCACAAGCCGACGGCCGGCCGCGTCACCTGGCGCGGCGCCGACATCACCGGCCTGGCGGCCCATGCCATCTCGCGCATCGGCATCGGCCATACCTTCCAGCAGGCGATGGCGTTCCCCGGGCTGAGCGTGTTCGAGAATGTGCAGATCGCGTCCGAGCATTGCCGCCACGCCCGCAACGAGGCCTATCCCTGGCCCTCGCCCGACGCGCTGCTGTCCTTCGTCGGGCTGCAGGACCTGCGCCGGGAGATCGCCGGCATCATGCCCTTCGGCAATCTGCGGCTGCTGGGACTGGCGCTCGCCCTGGCTTCGCGCCCGACGATGCTGCTGCTCGACGAGCCCGCCGCCGGCCTCAACGACAAGGAGACCGCCAAGCTCGTGGACCTGGTGAAGCAATTGCCGGGGCATGGCATCAGCGTCTGCGTCATCGACCACGACATGAACCTGATGCAGAGGCTGTGCCGGCGCCTCGTCGTGCTCGACTTCGGCAGCAAGATCGCCGACGGCCCCACGGCGGAGGTGCTGAACGACCCCAAGGTGCTCGAAGTCTATCTTGGAGGGGCGCTCTGA
- a CDS encoding ABC transporter ATP-binding protein: MLLEVSGITTGYGPTIVNRGVSLTLGAGEVATILGPNGAGKSTLLRTIAGLVKPRAGTVRFGGSDATGQPPDVMAKRGVVLVPEGRRIFGDMTVEENLRLGAYARRDSAAVDADVTLMENFFPILATKRRDKGGSLSGGQQQMLAIARGLMARPRVLLLDEPSLGLSPLLVKEIQAIILSIGERFGASVLLVEQNAGLALSVATRGYLMQTGQIVTSGPIEELRDMSLMRELYLGGAAVAS, translated from the coding sequence ATGCTTCTGGAGGTTTCCGGCATCACCACCGGCTACGGGCCGACCATCGTCAACCGCGGCGTTTCGCTCACGCTCGGCGCCGGCGAGGTCGCGACCATCCTCGGCCCGAACGGCGCGGGCAAGAGCACGCTGCTGCGCACCATCGCGGGCCTGGTCAAACCGAGGGCGGGCACCGTCCGCTTCGGCGGCAGCGACGCCACCGGACAGCCGCCGGACGTGATGGCCAAGCGCGGGGTCGTGCTCGTGCCGGAGGGTCGCCGCATCTTCGGGGACATGACGGTGGAGGAGAATCTGCGCCTCGGCGCCTATGCCAGGCGTGACAGCGCCGCCGTCGATGCCGACGTGACGCTGATGGAGAACTTCTTCCCGATCCTCGCCACCAAGCGGCGCGACAAGGGCGGCTCCCTCAGCGGCGGGCAGCAGCAGATGCTGGCGATCGCCCGCGGCCTGATGGCGCGGCCGCGCGTCCTCCTGCTCGACGAGCCCTCGCTTGGCCTGTCGCCGCTGCTGGTCAAGGAGATCCAGGCGATCATCCTGTCGATCGGCGAGCGCTTCGGCGCCTCGGTGCTGCTCGTCGAGCAGAATGCGGGCCTCGCTCTGTCGGTGGCGACGCGCGGCTACCTCATGCAGACGGGACAGATCGTCACATCCGGGCCGATCGAGGAACTGCGCGACATGTCGCTGATGCGCGAACTCTATCTCGGCGGCGCGGCCGTGGCTTCCTGA